One genomic window of Pseudoxanthomonas sp. includes the following:
- a CDS encoding glycosyltransferase family 1 protein: MRYAIVTETYPPEINGVALTVQGLEDGLRQRGHEVTVVRPRQASDDEGSTRSDTLLVRGAGLPRYPGLRFGLPSPLALREHFRHCAPDAIYVATEGPLGWSALRTARRLGIPVATGFHTRFDHYMSDYGVPWLQPVALRWMRRFHNGGDATLVPTLELGQWLEEQHFTKVQRLARAVDTSQFHPGFRDANLRAQWNAQDDTPVLLSVGRIAAEKNLGLAVSAFRALQQQRPQARMVWVGDGPERAALQAANPDFIFAGMQRGQDLARHYASADVFVFPSRSETFGNVTLEAMASGLATVAYDSGAAREHLRTGLHGAAVQDDAAFIDAVLALGTSAGRWRAMGAAAHTAVQALQPAQVSADFDVLLSRLARQRKEHAHAVPA, encoded by the coding sequence ATGCGCTATGCCATCGTCACCGAGACCTACCCGCCGGAAATCAACGGCGTCGCCCTGACGGTCCAGGGCCTGGAAGACGGCCTGCGCCAGCGCGGACATGAGGTGACCGTGGTGCGCCCACGCCAGGCCAGCGACGATGAGGGATCGACCCGCAGCGACACCTTGCTGGTGCGCGGCGCCGGACTGCCGCGCTACCCCGGCCTGCGCTTCGGCCTGCCCTCACCGCTCGCGCTGCGCGAGCACTTCCGCCATTGCGCGCCGGATGCGATCTACGTGGCCACGGAAGGCCCCCTGGGCTGGTCCGCGCTGCGCACCGCGCGGCGCCTGGGCATCCCGGTCGCGACCGGTTTCCATACCCGCTTCGATCACTACATGAGCGATTACGGCGTGCCGTGGCTGCAGCCGGTCGCGCTGCGCTGGATGCGCCGGTTCCACAACGGCGGCGATGCCACGCTGGTGCCCACGCTTGAGCTTGGACAGTGGCTGGAAGAGCAGCACTTCACCAAGGTCCAGCGCCTGGCGCGCGCAGTCGATACCAGCCAGTTCCATCCTGGTTTCCGCGATGCCAACCTGCGCGCGCAATGGAATGCACAGGACGACACGCCGGTGCTGCTGTCGGTCGGCCGCATCGCCGCCGAGAAGAACCTGGGCCTGGCGGTCAGCGCCTTCCGCGCCCTGCAGCAGCAGCGTCCGCAGGCACGCATGGTCTGGGTCGGCGACGGCCCGGAACGCGCGGCACTGCAGGCAGCCAACCCGGACTTCATCTTCGCCGGCATGCAGCGCGGCCAGGACCTGGCGCGGCACTACGCCAGCGCCGATGTGTTCGTGTTCCCCAGCCGCAGCGAGACTTTCGGCAACGTGACCCTGGAAGCCATGGCCAGCGGCCTGGCCACCGTCGCCTATGACTCCGGCGCGGCGCGCGAGCATCTGCGCACCGGCCTGCATGGCGCGGCAGTACAGGACGATGCCGCGTTCATCGATGCCGTGCTGGCGCTCGGCACCAGCGCCGGGCGCTGGCGCGCGATGGGCGCCGCCGCGCACACCGCCGTGCAGGCGCTGCAGCCGGCGCAGGTGTCGGCCGATTTCGATGTCCTGCTATCCCGACTGGCCCGTCAACGTAAGGAGCATGCCCATGCCGTCCCCGCGTGA
- the creD gene encoding cell envelope integrity protein CreD: MKSLKLLLRFAIVGALVLALLVPLSMIRSKIAERTEFREQAVQRVSRSTAGAQRLVGPLRAVPYTDVRQEAWVDDKGVSRTREVRTEGVLLQAPLTLEVHGQLTPETRKVGLFAVPTYKWEARLAAQFGTALPAVPAGETRRYGTPYLVLGLTDVRGLLGAPRLNVDGAALRFEPGTRAFNERLAGVSAALSPITGDTLPGRNVSLSFTLAGTQGLDVVPVADDTQVQISSAWPHPTFTGDFLPVKRTVRADGFDAQWAVSSLASQAQTQLQQLKSTDTRLDALRVELIDPVDAYTLADRASKYGILFVVLTFVGFGLFELIKRLPIHPMQYLLVGLALAMFFLLLISLSEHIAFWKAYAISAAACIGVQFVYLSGVLRSWARAAGFATGLTALYGALYGLLISEDNALLMGSLLLFGILAVIMWVTRRVDWYALSSELR, encoded by the coding sequence ATGAAATCCCTGAAGCTGTTGTTGCGCTTTGCCATCGTCGGTGCGCTGGTGCTGGCGTTGCTGGTCCCCTTGTCGATGATCCGCAGCAAGATCGCCGAGCGCACCGAATTCCGCGAACAGGCCGTGCAGCGCGTCTCGCGCAGCACTGCCGGGGCACAACGGCTGGTCGGTCCGCTGCGCGCGGTGCCGTATACCGATGTGCGACAGGAGGCGTGGGTGGACGACAAGGGCGTTTCGCGCACCCGTGAAGTCCGCACCGAGGGCGTGCTGCTGCAGGCGCCGCTGACCCTGGAAGTCCATGGCCAGCTGACGCCGGAGACGCGCAAGGTGGGCCTGTTCGCCGTGCCCACCTACAAATGGGAGGCCAGGCTTGCCGCGCAGTTCGGCACGGCGCTGCCGGCGGTGCCCGCGGGCGAAACGCGCCGCTACGGCACGCCGTATCTGGTGCTGGGGCTGACCGACGTGCGCGGGCTGCTGGGCGCGCCGCGATTGAACGTGGATGGCGCCGCGCTGCGCTTCGAGCCGGGCACGCGTGCGTTCAATGAGCGGCTGGCTGGCGTCAGTGCGGCGTTGTCGCCCATCACTGGCGACACGCTTCCCGGTCGCAACGTGTCGCTCTCGTTCACCCTGGCTGGTACGCAGGGACTGGACGTGGTGCCGGTCGCCGATGACACACAGGTGCAGATCAGCTCGGCCTGGCCGCACCCGACCTTTACCGGTGATTTCCTGCCGGTGAAGCGCACGGTGCGCGCGGACGGCTTCGACGCGCAGTGGGCGGTGTCGTCGCTGGCCAGCCAGGCCCAGACCCAGTTGCAGCAGCTCAAGTCCACCGACACGCGACTGGATGCGTTGCGGGTCGAGCTGATCGACCCGGTGGATGCGTACACGCTGGCCGACCGCGCCAGCAAGTACGGGATCCTGTTCGTGGTGCTGACCTTCGTCGGTTTCGGTTTGTTCGAGCTGATCAAGCGCCTGCCGATCCACCCGATGCAATATCTGCTGGTCGGGCTGGCGCTGGCGATGTTCTTCCTGCTGCTGATCAGCCTGTCCGAACACATCGCCTTCTGGAAGGCCTATGCCATCTCGGCAGCGGCCTGCATCGGCGTGCAGTTCGTTTACCTGTCCGGCGTGCTGCGCAGCTGGGCGCGCGCGGCGGGCTTCGCCACCGGACTCACGGCGCTGTATGGCGCGCTGTACGGGCTGCTGATTTCCGAAGACAACGCGCTGCTGATGGGCTCGCTGCTGCTGTTCGGCATCCTGGCGGTGATCATGTGGGTGACCCGGCGCGTGGACTGGTATGCGCTGTCGTCGGAGCTGCGCTGA
- a CDS encoding DUF445 family protein, which yields MQTSQTSGATDPRRLRLRRMKLGAFGLLLLMLAGFALSHAMGLHGAWAWVAAFCEAAAVGAMADWFAVVALFRRPLGLPIPHTAIVPRSRDRLADSLAVFVRDHFLAPESLLEKLRVFDPAARLGQWLAEPTQSKMLAGMARGWALQALDLLDETAVRVAIQKFVIGRLRSWNAAGTAGEVLGILTADGRHQELLDEALKRIGRWLDEPALKARASALIVRYARREWPKLMGTVDLIKPVEEIGDSLAQRIATAALEELQMVLSTPSHPLRKDYEEWLSGYVVRLRSDPELAQRVEQIKQDIIDHPAVQDYMRGLWDQVHAALRADLEKPDSTLAQHLERSLQALGESLVRDPSLRDALNTHLTSAAESLTTRLRSGVTNHIAQTMKSWDERQLVEVLELAVGRDLQYIRYNGTLVGGLIGVVLHAVVVLTGG from the coding sequence ATGCAGACTTCCCAGACCTCCGGCGCCACCGATCCCCGCCGACTCCGCCTGCGCCGCATGAAGCTGGGTGCCTTCGGCCTGTTGCTGCTGATGCTGGCCGGCTTCGCGCTGAGCCATGCGATGGGCCTGCACGGCGCGTGGGCCTGGGTGGCGGCGTTCTGCGAAGCGGCCGCGGTCGGCGCGATGGCCGATTGGTTCGCGGTGGTGGCGCTGTTCCGCCGGCCGCTGGGCCTGCCGATCCCGCACACGGCGATCGTGCCGCGCAGCCGCGACCGCCTGGCCGACAGCTTGGCGGTATTCGTGCGCGACCACTTCCTGGCGCCCGAATCGCTGCTGGAAAAACTGCGTGTATTCGATCCCGCCGCACGCCTGGGCCAATGGCTGGCCGAACCCACGCAATCGAAGATGCTCGCCGGCATGGCGCGCGGCTGGGCGCTGCAGGCGCTGGACCTGCTGGATGAAACCGCCGTGCGCGTGGCGATCCAGAAGTTCGTGATCGGCCGCCTGCGCAGCTGGAATGCCGCCGGCACGGCTGGCGAGGTGCTCGGCATCCTCACCGCCGATGGCCGCCACCAGGAATTACTGGATGAAGCACTCAAGCGCATTGGCCGCTGGCTGGACGAGCCGGCACTGAAAGCACGCGCCTCGGCGCTGATCGTGCGTTACGCACGGCGCGAGTGGCCCAAGCTGATGGGCACCGTCGACCTGATCAAACCCGTCGAGGAGATCGGTGATTCACTGGCCCAGCGCATTGCCACCGCCGCGCTGGAAGAACTGCAGATGGTGCTGTCCACGCCCAGCCATCCGCTACGCAAGGATTACGAGGAATGGCTGTCCGGTTACGTGGTGCGCCTGCGCAGCGACCCGGAGCTGGCCCAGCGCGTCGAACAGATCAAGCAGGACATCATCGACCACCCGGCCGTGCAGGATTACATGCGCGGCCTGTGGGACCAGGTCCACGCCGCCCTGCGCGCGGATCTGGAAAAGCCCGATTCCACCTTGGCCCAGCACCTGGAACGCTCGCTGCAGGCGCTGGGCGAATCACTGGTGCGCGACCCGTCGCTGCGCGATGCCCTCAACACCCACCTGACCAGCGCCGCCGAAAGCCTGACCACCCGCCTGCGCAGCGGCGTCACCAACCACATCGCCCAGACCATGAAAAGCTGGGACGAACGCCAACTGGTCGAAGTGCTGGAACTGGCCGTCGGCCGCGACCTGCAGTACATCCGCTACAACGGCACGCTGGTGGGCGGCCTGATCGGCGTGGTGCTGCATGCGGTGGTGGTGCTGACGGGGGGCTGA
- the ppx gene encoding exopolyphosphatase has protein sequence MPFALPQTYSPPLQENDQLAAVDLGSNSFHMVVARYTMGQLRVIDRLRETVRMADGLDARGGLSAEALARAIECLSRFGQRIRDLPDSRVRALATNTVRRLALPQHFLVPAEAALGHAIEVVAGREEARLIYLGVAHAQPPNPGNRRLVIDIGGGSTEFIIGSGLQTLERESIQVGCIASTRRFFPGGKLSKKRWNSALTEITAELQQFAQQYRALGWQEAIGSSGTAKAIGDICAAMKLTKGAITAEALPQVRERLLQAERIDGIDLPSLSKDRQPIIAGGVLVMEAAFQALGIDRMLVSKAAMREGILYDMLGRRGGSDDPREQSVAALVQRYGIETAQAERVAQTAQRLFDQVADAWHLEADDARVLSWAARLHEIGLAVAHSQYHVHGAYLLEHSDIAGFSRQEQLMLAALVRTHRRGIPKIAFDALPDRRIPNARRIAALLRLAVLLHRAHDQAPIPTLDLTADGDELRLVLNKDWIDARPLLRADLIGEADDLPGLGVTFKPFVS, from the coding sequence ATGCCCTTTGCCCTCCCCCAGACCTACTCCCCGCCGCTGCAGGAAAACGACCAGTTGGCAGCGGTGGACCTGGGGTCCAACAGCTTCCACATGGTCGTTGCCCGATACACCATGGGCCAGCTGCGCGTGATCGACCGCCTGCGCGAAACCGTGCGCATGGCCGATGGCCTGGATGCCCGCGGCGGCCTGTCGGCCGAAGCCCTCGCGCGTGCCATCGAGTGCCTGTCACGGTTCGGCCAGCGCATCCGCGACCTGCCTGATTCGCGCGTGCGTGCGCTGGCCACCAATACCGTGCGCCGACTGGCGCTGCCGCAGCACTTCCTGGTCCCGGCCGAAGCCGCCCTGGGCCACGCCATCGAAGTGGTCGCCGGCCGCGAGGAAGCACGCCTGATCTACCTGGGCGTGGCCCACGCGCAGCCGCCCAACCCGGGCAATCGCCGGCTGGTGATCGACATCGGCGGTGGCTCCACCGAATTCATCATCGGCAGCGGCCTGCAGACGCTGGAACGCGAAAGCATCCAGGTCGGCTGCATCGCCAGCACGCGCCGGTTCTTCCCCGGCGGCAAGCTGTCCAAGAAGCGCTGGAACTCGGCGCTGACCGAAATCACCGCCGAACTGCAGCAGTTCGCCCAGCAGTACCGGGCGCTGGGCTGGCAGGAGGCGATCGGTTCGTCCGGCACCGCCAAGGCCATCGGCGACATCTGCGCGGCGATGAAGCTCACCAAGGGCGCGATCACCGCCGAAGCCCTGCCCCAGGTGCGCGAGCGCCTGTTGCAGGCCGAACGCATCGACGGCATCGACCTGCCCAGCCTCAGCAAGGACCGCCAGCCGATCATTGCCGGTGGCGTGCTGGTGATGGAAGCGGCCTTCCAGGCACTGGGCATCGACCGCATGCTGGTCAGCAAGGCGGCCATGCGCGAAGGCATCCTGTACGACATGCTGGGCCGCCGCGGTGGCAGCGACGATCCTCGCGAACAGTCCGTCGCCGCGCTCGTGCAGCGTTATGGCATCGAAACCGCGCAGGCCGAACGCGTCGCCCAGACCGCGCAGCGCCTGTTCGACCAGGTCGCCGATGCCTGGCACCTGGAAGCCGACGATGCCCGCGTGCTGTCCTGGGCCGCACGCCTGCACGAAATCGGCCTGGCCGTGGCCCACAGCCAGTACCACGTGCACGGCGCCTACCTGCTGGAGCACTCGGACATCGCCGGCTTCTCGCGCCAGGAGCAGCTGATGCTGGCGGCGCTGGTGCGCACCCATCGCCGCGGCATCCCCAAGATCGCCTTCGATGCCCTGCCCGACCGTCGCATCCCCAATGCCAGGCGCATCGCTGCATTGCTGCGCCTGGCCGTGCTGTTGCACCGTGCCCACGACCAGGCGCCGATCCCGACCCTGGACCTGACTGCCGATGGCGACGAACTGCGCCTGGTCCTCAACAAGGACTGGATCGACGCGCGCCCGCTGCTGCGTGCCGACCTGATCGGCGAAGCCGACGACCTGCCCGGCCTGGGCGTGACCTTCAAGCCGTTCGTCTCGTAG
- a CDS encoding GNAT family N-acetyltransferase, whose product MAVVRGADITPYLDDVARLRIAVFAHWPYLYEGNAAYERDYLAAYARSAGSVFVLAFDGDTVIGASTGLPLLDDTDAFSRPLAAHGVDAARVFYFGESVLLPAWRGRGIGHAFFDAREAHARALGGFNTTAFCAVDRDPADPRRPDGHRDNDAFWHKRGYTRRDGMAVTLPWKEPGRGEVSHTLTFWTRALEPIA is encoded by the coding sequence ATGGCCGTTGTGCGCGGCGCCGACATCACGCCGTACCTGGACGATGTCGCGCGCCTGCGCATCGCGGTGTTCGCGCACTGGCCGTATCTGTACGAAGGCAACGCGGCGTACGAGCGTGATTACCTGGCGGCGTATGCGCGCTCCGCGGGCAGCGTGTTCGTGCTGGCGTTCGATGGCGACACGGTCATCGGTGCGTCGACCGGCCTGCCGTTGCTGGATGACACCGACGCGTTTTCCAGGCCGCTGGCTGCGCATGGCGTGGATGCGGCCAGGGTGTTCTATTTCGGCGAGTCGGTGCTGCTGCCGGCCTGGCGTGGACGCGGGATCGGCCATGCGTTCTTCGACGCGCGCGAAGCCCATGCGCGCGCGCTGGGTGGCTTCAACACTACGGCCTTCTGCGCGGTGGATCGTGACCCTGCGGACCCACGTCGCCCCGACGGCCACCGCGACAACGACGCCTTCTGGCACAAACGCGGCTACACCCGCCGAGACGGCATGGCGGTGACGCTGCCGTGGAAGGAGCCGGGTCGCGGCGAAGTCAGCCACACGCTCACCTTCTGGACACGCGCCCTGGAGCCCATCGCATGA
- a CDS encoding M20/M25/M40 family metallo-hydrolase, which translates to MKGIKWGVMAACLGLALSANAEEPVDLEMVGKIRQEAFHRSQVADTLQHLTEQIGPRLTNSANMAKANDWTKAKFSAWGLVNVHDEAFADFGRGWEFSSASLELLAPRSAPLHAVPKAWTPGTNGPVEGEAIAITFKTKADLDKYKGTLRGKIVLLSEKRDYKPGTEPASKRYDEAGLDELLTFPMPAAGGAEAKAKRVKEYRERIELAKATNEFLVSEGAVAALSISGWDDGILRVGGGGSRKAGESVGVPELVVAAEHYNPLLRALDRKETVRLRVNSDARFTTQANEPGYNTLAELKGSGKADEVVMLGAHMDSWHTGTGASDNGAGVAVMMEAMRILKAVGAKPKRTIRVALWSGEEQGLIGSTDYVSRHFAAYPEPTDPAQKELRPELREPTGPLQRTKDYGKFSAYFNLDNGSGKIRGIYAQENQAVMPIFKAWLAPFNDLGATIVTSRNTGSTDHIPFDRVGLPGFQFVQDRLDYGTQVHHSDLDTYDHASPDDLKQAAAIIAAFAYQAAMRDEQLPRKDVLQE; encoded by the coding sequence ATGAAGGGGATCAAGTGGGGTGTCATGGCCGCGTGCCTGGGGCTGGCGCTCTCGGCCAATGCGGAGGAACCGGTAGACCTGGAGATGGTCGGCAAGATCCGCCAGGAAGCCTTCCATCGTTCGCAGGTGGCCGACACCTTGCAGCACCTGACCGAGCAGATCGGCCCGCGCCTGACCAACTCGGCCAACATGGCCAAGGCCAACGACTGGACCAAGGCCAAGTTCAGCGCATGGGGCCTGGTCAATGTGCATGACGAAGCCTTCGCCGATTTCGGCCGCGGCTGGGAGTTCAGCAGCGCCAGCCTGGAACTGCTCGCCCCGCGCAGCGCGCCGCTGCATGCCGTGCCCAAGGCGTGGACGCCGGGCACCAACGGTCCGGTCGAAGGCGAGGCCATCGCGATCACGTTCAAGACCAAGGCCGACCTGGACAAGTACAAGGGCACGCTGCGCGGCAAGATCGTGCTGCTCAGCGAGAAGCGCGACTACAAGCCGGGCACCGAGCCGGCCTCCAAGCGCTATGACGAAGCCGGCCTCGACGAGCTGCTCACTTTTCCCATGCCCGCGGCCGGTGGCGCCGAGGCCAAGGCCAAGCGCGTCAAGGAATATCGCGAGCGCATCGAGCTGGCCAAGGCGACCAATGAATTCCTGGTCAGCGAAGGCGCGGTGGCCGCGCTGAGCATCAGCGGCTGGGACGACGGCATCCTGCGCGTTGGCGGCGGCGGTTCGCGCAAGGCTGGCGAGTCGGTCGGCGTGCCCGAGCTGGTGGTCGCGGCCGAACACTACAACCCGCTGCTGCGCGCGTTGGACCGCAAGGAAACCGTGCGCCTGCGCGTCAACTCCGATGCGCGCTTCACCACCCAGGCCAACGAGCCCGGCTACAACACGCTCGCCGAGCTCAAGGGCAGCGGCAAGGCTGATGAAGTGGTGATGCTGGGTGCGCACATGGACTCCTGGCACACCGGCACCGGCGCGTCGGACAACGGCGCAGGCGTGGCGGTGATGATGGAAGCCATGCGCATCCTCAAGGCCGTCGGCGCCAAGCCCAAGCGCACCATCCGCGTGGCGCTATGGAGCGGCGAAGAGCAGGGCTTGATCGGTTCGACCGACTACGTATCGCGCCACTTTGCCGCTTACCCCGAGCCGACCGATCCGGCCCAGAAGGAACTGCGGCCGGAACTGCGCGAGCCCACCGGTCCGCTGCAGCGGACCAAGGATTACGGCAAGTTCTCGGCGTACTTCAACCTGGACAACGGCTCGGGCAAGATCCGCGGCATCTACGCGCAGGAAAACCAGGCGGTGATGCCGATCTTCAAGGCCTGGCTGGCGCCGTTCAACGACCTGGGCGCGACCATCGTCACCAGTCGCAACACCGGCAGCACCGACCACATCCCGTTCGACCGCGTCGGCCTGCCGGGCTTCCAGTTCGTGCAGGACCGCCTGGACTACGGCACCCAGGTGCACCACAGCGACCTGGACACCTACGACCACGCCTCGCCGGACGACTTGAAGCAGGCCGCGGCGATCATCGCGGCGTTCGCCTACCAGGCAGCGATGCGCGACGAGCAGCTGCCGCGCAAGGATGTGCTGCAGGAGTGA
- a CDS encoding carbon-nitrogen hydrolase family protein, with protein MKVAVAKYPVGQPGDFDAFAEKQTHLLQQAADAGARIAVLPEYLSLELAATFPVAISADLIASLEAIQQYDEDFQHLYATLAQRLGLHVIAGSFLTAVGNGRYRNRSHWFTPAGTHGWQDKLQLTGFEKNTQVIEGGDALRVFEADGIRAGISICYDSEFPLPVRAQQQAGARLLAVPSCTDTEAGATRVRVGCLARALENRIFVAQSVTAGIARWSPALDENTGEATLFAPMDVGLPADGVIAQTSGQQVWAVGELDFAALEASRDRAQVANDRDWMGQDMPAIRRAALVPFD; from the coding sequence ATGAAAGTCGCCGTTGCCAAATACCCGGTCGGCCAGCCGGGGGATTTCGATGCCTTCGCCGAAAAGCAGACCCACTTGCTGCAGCAGGCCGCCGACGCCGGCGCGCGCATCGCGGTGCTGCCCGAGTACCTGTCGCTGGAACTGGCGGCGACGTTCCCCGTCGCGATCAGCGCCGACCTGATCGCTTCGCTGGAAGCGATCCAGCAGTACGACGAAGACTTCCAGCATCTCTATGCAACGCTGGCGCAGCGGCTGGGCCTGCATGTCATCGCGGGCAGCTTCCTCACCGCCGTGGGCAACGGGCGTTATCGCAACCGCAGCCACTGGTTCACGCCAGCCGGCACCCATGGTTGGCAGGACAAGCTGCAGCTGACCGGCTTCGAGAAAAACACCCAGGTGATCGAAGGCGGCGACGCGCTGCGCGTGTTCGAGGCCGATGGCATCCGCGCCGGCATTTCGATCTGCTACGACAGCGAATTCCCACTGCCGGTGCGCGCCCAGCAACAGGCCGGCGCGCGCCTGTTGGCCGTGCCCAGTTGCACCGATACCGAAGCCGGCGCCACCCGCGTGCGCGTTGGCTGCCTGGCGCGTGCGCTGGAAAACAGGATCTTCGTCGCCCAGTCGGTCACCGCCGGCATCGCGCGCTGGAGTCCGGCGTTGGATGAGAACACCGGCGAGGCCACGCTGTTCGCGCCGATGGATGTCGGCCTGCCGGCGGATGGGGTGATCGCCCAGACCAGCGGCCAGCAGGTCTGGGCGGTGGGCGAGCTGGACTTCGCGGCACTGGAAGCCAGCCGCGACCGGGCACAGGTCGCCAACGACCGCGACTGGATGGGACAGGACATGCCGGCGATCCGGCGCGCGGCACTGGTGCCCTTCGACTGA
- a CDS encoding CocE/NonD family hydrolase encodes MLAEEDDRRRYEVREPILIKTPDGASVTVLTLLPKQRQAKLPALLGFTIYANAAWSALDMRLTAAHGYAAVVGYSRGKGLSPDTPVPYEHDGADADAVIEWIARQPWSDGRVGMYGGSYNGFTQWAAAKHRPAALKALMPSVTVAPGIDVPMEGGVNFDFVYSWVPYTTDGKDLDQAHYDDNAHWNGLYRRWYESGKPFRALDELNGRPNPVFQRWLDHPDYDAYWQAMIPYGKEFAAIDIPVLTTTGYYDGGQIGALHYIQQHQRYNPHAEHYLLIGPWDHVGAQRKARPVVNGYAIDEVAKQDIGRVIRYQWFDYVFRGAPKPALLADRVNYQVMGTNAWKHAPTVAAMSQGSRRFYLANDGKALRLADRPSTRASNLTVDLARRDDLPPEDAPPPADVDGRNGLIFTSDPLPAGTEISGLFSGRLEVVTNKRDFDLRVTLYEKKADGSVMQLSWYLARASYIGNRSKRQLLTPGRPTRLAFTNGRTTSRLFEPGSRLVVTVSINKDEGSPVNMGSGKPVSDESVADAGAPLTLRWLPGSYLDIPVTVNAASGVAKAGAPTP; translated from the coding sequence ATGCTGGCCGAGGAAGACGATCGCCGTCGCTACGAGGTGCGCGAACCGATCCTGATCAAGACGCCGGACGGTGCATCCGTCACCGTGCTCACGCTGCTGCCGAAGCAGCGCCAGGCGAAGCTGCCTGCGCTGCTGGGATTCACCATCTATGCCAACGCCGCATGGTCGGCGCTCGACATGCGGCTGACAGCCGCCCACGGCTATGCCGCGGTGGTGGGGTATTCGCGTGGCAAGGGCCTAAGTCCGGATACGCCAGTGCCGTACGAGCACGACGGCGCGGATGCCGATGCGGTGATCGAATGGATTGCCAGGCAGCCTTGGAGCGACGGGCGCGTCGGCATGTACGGGGGAAGCTACAACGGCTTCACCCAATGGGCCGCGGCCAAGCACCGTCCCGCGGCGCTGAAGGCGCTGATGCCCTCCGTCACCGTCGCGCCAGGCATCGACGTGCCGATGGAAGGCGGCGTCAATTTCGACTTCGTCTACTCCTGGGTGCCGTACACCACCGACGGCAAGGACCTCGATCAGGCGCACTACGACGACAACGCACACTGGAATGGCCTGTATCGCCGCTGGTACGAGAGCGGTAAGCCGTTCCGCGCGCTCGACGAACTCAACGGCCGGCCCAATCCCGTCTTCCAGCGCTGGCTCGACCACCCGGACTATGACGCTTACTGGCAGGCGATGATCCCGTACGGAAAGGAGTTCGCTGCCATCGACATCCCCGTGCTGACCACCACCGGCTATTACGATGGCGGACAGATCGGCGCGCTCCACTACATCCAGCAACACCAGCGCTACAACCCGCACGCCGAGCATTACCTGTTGATCGGGCCGTGGGATCACGTGGGTGCGCAGCGCAAGGCGCGGCCGGTGGTGAATGGCTATGCCATCGACGAGGTGGCGAAGCAGGATATCGGCCGCGTGATTCGCTACCAGTGGTTCGATTACGTGTTTCGCGGAGCACCGAAGCCGGCGTTGCTGGCGGACCGGGTCAACTACCAGGTGATGGGCACCAATGCCTGGAAACACGCGCCGACGGTGGCGGCGATGTCACAGGGAAGCCGTCGTTTTTATCTGGCCAATGATGGCAAGGCATTGCGCCTTGCCGATCGACCGTCGACGCGGGCCTCGAACCTGACGGTGGACCTGGCAAGGCGCGACGATCTGCCGCCCGAGGACGCGCCTCCGCCCGCCGACGTTGACGGCCGGAACGGATTGATCTTCACCAGCGACCCGCTTCCTGCGGGGACCGAGATCAGTGGCCTGTTCTCCGGCAGGCTCGAGGTGGTCACGAACAAGCGCGACTTCGATCTGCGTGTGACCCTCTACGAAAAGAAGGCCGATGGCTCGGTCATGCAGCTGTCGTGGTACCTCGCCCGGGCCAGCTACATCGGTAACCGTTCGAAGCGACAGCTGCTCACGCCGGGCAGGCCGACCAGGCTGGCCTTCACCAACGGTCGCACCACGAGCCGGCTGTTCGAGCCGGGAAGCCGCCTGGTGGTCACGGTCAGCATCAACAAGGACGAAGGCTCGCCGGTGAACATGGGCAGCGGCAAGCCGGTCAGCGATGAATCGGTGGCCGACGCGGGCGCACCGCTGACGCTGCGCTGGCTGCCTGGCAGTTACCTGGACATCCCGGTGACGGTGAATGCGGCCAGCGGCGTGGCGAAGGCCGGTGCGCCGACGCCGTAG
- a CDS encoding phosphatase PAP2 family protein, producing MPSPREMNLPRESGVCLFANRFGRRQALRRFFAAISRLGDGVFWYVLMAALIVFDGWHGLAAAAHLAATGAIALILYKGLKRWTRRPRPFASDVRIQAWVAPLDEFSFPSGHTLHAVAFTLVALAHYPALAPLLLPFTACVATSRVVLGLHYPSDVLAATAIGCGLAALAVWPVPGVSLFG from the coding sequence ATGCCGTCCCCGCGTGAGATGAACCTGCCCCGCGAATCGGGCGTCTGCCTGTTCGCCAACCGCTTCGGCCGTCGCCAGGCGCTGCGTCGTTTCTTCGCGGCGATCAGCCGCCTGGGCGATGGCGTGTTCTGGTACGTGCTGATGGCGGCGCTGATCGTATTCGACGGCTGGCACGGACTGGCCGCCGCGGCGCACCTGGCTGCCACCGGTGCCATCGCGCTCATCCTCTACAAAGGCCTGAAACGCTGGACGCGCCGGCCACGGCCGTTCGCCTCGGACGTGCGCATCCAGGCCTGGGTCGCGCCGCTGGATGAGTTCTCCTTCCCCTCCGGTCACACGCTGCACGCGGTCGCCTTCACCCTGGTCGCGCTGGCGCACTACCCGGCGCTGGCGCCGCTGTTGCTGCCGTTCACTGCGTGCGTGGCGACCTCACGCGTGGTGCTTGGGCTGCACTATCCCAGCGATGTGCTGGCGGCCACCGCGATTGGATGCGGGCTGGCGGCGTTGGCGGTGTGGCCGGTTCCGGGAGTGAGTTTGTTCGGCTGA